GTAACGGGGATACCGGCACCCATGATCATGGTTGAAGCTTTGACACACTGCTCTACACTTTCAAAAGTAGCACGAACAGCAATCGTAGATTCTTGAATTCCATATACTTTTAACCAAATTTCCGTAAAAACACCGAGTGTACCTTCAGATCCGACAAATAAACCAGTCAAATTCAGTCCAGATGCGGACTTTGCAGCAAGCGTCCCTGTTTGAATGACAGTAGCATCAGGCAAAACCACTTCTATAGAACGGATTTGATCTCGCATGACACCATAGCGCACGGTCGTTGTACCACTTGCATTGGTTGCAGTCATTCCTCCAATAGACGCATTTGCTCCAGGATCTACAGAGAAAAATAGTCCATAACGCGCGAGTTCTGCATTGAGTTGATCTTTAGTCACTCCAGGTTGAACACAAACCAGAAAGTCATCTGCCCTCACTTCGAGTATTTTGTTCATTTCGGTCATATCTAAACTAATGCCACCACGTACAGGGATTACTTGACCTTCTAAACTACTTCCAATCGCAAATGGAATCACAGGAATATTGTGTGTCTTTGCATATGTCATCACTTTAACTACATCCTCTGTCGTATGCGGATATACGACAACATCTGGGTTATGCGGTGTATGATAGGATTCATCTCGACTGTGATGATTCACAACCGTTTCATTTTGTGATACTTGTTCGATCGTTAATAGTGACCGCAAGTCAGAGATTAATGACATGTTATCTCCCCCTCTCACCCAATCATACAATACCCTTTGTCCTTTTGACTATGGACGAACACGATACTAAATCAAAGTTTATGTACAGGCTCTTTACTCAGAAAATGGGCAAGGCACCCCCGACATCCGCCTCTACAAATATAAATTCTTCACGTATCTTAGAGCATCAAACAATGAGGAGTGACATCATGGGTACATTTGGAGGATATACACACTGGGCAGTCGTTTTTTTAATTATTTTCGTTTTGTTCTTCTTGCTAGTCCCTGTTTACCAACAAGTATGTAAAACAGTTCCTGTATATTAATCTTTATATAAAATAAAAGCAGGCGGTAATGACAATCTGCCTGTTTTTATTTTATCGAACGTACCGTAAAACCTCTTGCTTTAGTTCATTCACCTACGGTATCAGCCTATACAGAACATGAAAGAGTCGCGTACATTATATTATCCGGCTTTATTATTCATGAGAGTAGAAGGATTATCGCAAGTATTCTTTTCTCTCATGACTTTTGTGCGCGGATGAAGTGAACCATAAGGAGGGATTGACTGTGGGCGTTTTTGGTGCATACACACGTTGGGCGGTCGTATTTTTAATTATCTTTGTCCTGTTCTTCCTCTTTGTACCGACCGGTTATGGTGCAGCTAATGCTGGTGTTGCTGGTTACTAAGAACGATTCAGGCAGCTGCATCCGAGCAGCCGCCTGATTTTTTTAAATACAATCATTCATAAGTACACAATTGCCTGTCCTAATAAAATATTCCGACTTTAATTTACGAATCAATGCCATACTAGTCTATATCATCTTTATCCGTGTTGGATGTGTCATTCATATGCTTAACTAGTATAGGGTAGCTTTACGCTGCAATTGCCACCTATGTAGAAAAGCTAGCTAAAATGTTTCATTTGATAAGTTTCGCAGTTTCTTTCTCTGCATCATGATATCGATCAATGCACACAATACATCATAATCAGTCTCTTCTAATCGACTGACGCGTAACGCCATCGCAAGATACGGTTGAGCTGATTCTCGCATGACAAAGCTTTGCAGATAACCAGGTAAATCACTAGGCCCACCATAACTTGTGTCATCGGGTAAACTTGTCACTTCAGTCCCCTCACAAAAAAATCCAATCGGTACACCCAATGCTTCCGCAATACGAATGGCATATTCCAGCGATGGTTGCCTGTGCCCTCTTTCTATTGAACTAATATGAGGCGTAGAAATTCCAGTGCGATAGGCAATTTCCTGCTGTGTCAGATCTCGTTTGTGCCTAAGTATTCGAATTTTACGTCCAAGTTCATTATCCAAGTAGATCCCCCCGTATCATATAACTGATTAATCTTAACGAAAATAATAATACTATACAAATGTAGAATATGTAAATAGTAAACATAATAAGCTTTGAAAGGACTCCATTGGAGAATTAAAAAATACATCATCTAGAATGCATGTGATAACTGAGAACTTAAATTGTATTTTGTTTATAATTATTAGTACAGTATGATCATTTCTTAAAATATAACTAGATAATTATTCTAATTAAGTAGTACAACTTGAAATCGGTGAAATGATGAACCTATATTGAAATTATGATATTTACATTAAAATATGAGTATTAATTTATAATTGTGTGCTACTATGGTTTTAAAAACGTATGCATACATATAAAAGAATATAAAAAAACGCTCCCTACATATCAGGCGAGCGTAACTTGTCATTCCCCACGTTCGTATGAGTATTAAGCGATCATTAGGAGATAGGTTCTGCAACGCGCTTTCTTTGAGAAAATGTAATGAGTTTTGTGTATCCTGTATGTTTAGCTAAAGCAATGGCTTGATCATAATCAGCTCCAACATCTTCCGGTCGATGAGCATCTGAATTAATCACAATAGGCACATCATATTTATAACAAGTGCTGAGAAACTGAGGTGCGGGATATAATTTCCCCACTGGTTTACGCAAACCTGCAGTCGACACTTCTATGACAGAATGATTATGTGCAAATGATTCAGCCAAACGTTCATACCAATCCTGTAAAAATGCAGCATCATTAGGTTCATGTCCAAAAACTTTTATTACATCTGCATGTCCTACAAAATCAAATAGTTGACTCTCTACCATTCGCTGCAAAATAGAAAAATACTCATCATATGTTTTCTTGAGGTCGCGATTCACCCACTGTGACTTCATTTCCAATAAATCAAAACCAAAGTCACCTAGCCAATGCACTGATCCAATGACGTAATCAAACGGATAAGAACGAATAAAGGTCTCCAATTCACGTTCTGTTCCAGGTATGTAATCCAACTCAATCCCAAATTTAACATGATGACCTGCTTGTCGAGCTGCTAGAATCATCCCATAATATTCATCCAAGTCTTCTGTTCGACGCTCTCGAGTCCATGGATTATCTAATAAATGAGCTGTTTGTTTAAATCGATAGGCATGTTCAGACACACCGTATTCTTCAATACCGCGCGACCTTGCAGTCTCAATAAAATGCAATAACCATTCGACAGTATATGGTCCACGTTCTGTATGAGTGTGATAATCAGTTAACATCCACATCATTCCTCCTACTATATACTACTTGAGTTGCATTTCTTTGCGCATCTTGGCTTGATCAATGCGCATACGAAAAAGTTGTGTTGCTTTCTCAATATCATCTGTTGCAAATATACCACTTACAATGGCTAAAGCATCAACACCTAATTGAATGAGTTCATCTACAACTGATAGTGTAATTCCGCCAATCGCAACGATAGGAATGTCTACCGCTTGTCGGATGTTTTTAATTTCTTCAGATGGCACCACAGATTTTGCATCTTTTTTTGTTGAAGTCGGATATACAGGTCCTAGTCCAATGTAATGAGCACCCTGTATCTTTGCAAGGCGTGACTCTGTTACATCGTGTGTCGATATACCAATACGCATGTCTGAACCTACTAATTGTCTTGCATCGTCTATAGAAATATCATCTTGACCAAGATGAATCATATCAGCCTGACATAAGAGAGCCACATCAATGCGATCATTAACGGCAAATAGAGCTCCTGTATCTTCGCATACTTTTTTAATTTCTTTACCGATCCTGACAAGTTCTTTGCCGTCTAGCTGTTTTTCACGCAATTGAATGACATCCGCTCCGCCCCGCAGAGCTGCCTTCACTGAGTCTACTATGGACACACCAGGAGCTAGAAGTTCCGATCCAGTAATAGCATACAGATTCACATACAATCCTCCTTTACCACTGTAGACAACTACAGATAAATTATGTTCAGTTTACCACATACATTTGACTCCGTAACGTCCTGTTTTTGTTTTAAACACGTAAACATACCGTGGGGAGCGTTTGCTGAGGATAAATCCTTCTTCGCGCATTCTAGCAGCAAGGCATCCTGCTTGAAATTCGCTGTCATATAGTTTTCCACTATAGATCCATGCCAAATCCTCACCCCCTACGATTGTTTCAGAACGTCAGTAACTGCATATTAAGTGACTTGCTCACACGGACGACCAGTTGCAGGTAGAAAAATTGTAAACGTTGTTCCTTGATCCACAACGCTGCGAACTCCAATATCACCGTGATGTGAACGTATCAAACTTCTTGCAATGGCTAAACCAAGACCGGTACCACCATGGCCACGTGTGCGTGCCTTATCAGCTTTATAAAAACGCTCAAAGACAAAGGGTAAATCCTCTATAGAAATACCTTCCCCTGTATCCACAATTCTTAACATGGCTTGCTGTTCTGTTCTAGTCAAACTAAGCGTTACCCCACCTTGACTCGTATGACGTACCGCATTGTCAACAAGGTTAGTTAGCACCTGCTCCAACCGATCAGAATCACCACAAATCATAATGGGTTCTTCATTGATTACAATTTCCAAATCCAACTTTCGTTCTGCAAATACACCTTGAAATTTACGTGCCACTCTACGTACAAGTAAAGCAAAATCAAGAGTTTCCATTTTCATAGAAAAATGTCCTGCTTCTACTTGCGCCAAATCCAATAATTCATTGACTAGACGCCTCATACGAAGCGACTCATCATGAATAATTTGCGTAAGCTCAATACGTGCCTGAGGATCATCTCCAAAATCATCAAGTAACGCTTCCGTATATCCTTGTAATAAACTAAGCGGAGTTCGAAGTTCGTGTGACACATTTGCCACAAAGTCTTTTCTCAAGCGATCTAGTCTACGTTGCTCCGTAATATCACGAACAACAGCGAGCGTTCCTCGTAATTTTAGAGGAATATCAGGATCGTACAAGGGTGTCATTGTCACCG
This genomic stretch from Sulfoacidibacillus ferrooxidans harbors:
- a CDS encoding FAD-binding oxidoreductase, which gives rise to MSLISDLRSLLTIEQVSQNETVVNHHSRDESYHTPHNPDVVVYPHTTEDVVKVMTYAKTHNIPVIPFAIGSSLEGQVIPVRGGISLDMTEMNKILEVRADDFLVCVQPGVTKDQLNAELARYGLFFSVDPGANASIGGMTATNASGTTTVRYGVMRDQIRSIEVVLPDATVIQTGTLAAKSASGLNLTGLFVGSEGTLGVFTEIWLKVYGIQESTIAVRATFESVEQCVKASTMIMGAGIPVTRIELVDEAIMDAINRYKSVEYPVSPTLFLEFQGTQKSIEYDVELAVTLMRDEGLSSVETVKDEASRRKLWDSRHVAALAFRASVKGKEQMATDVCVPLSKLPAAVVDATNAIKEHQVHGGIVGHVGDGNYHAILLVDPHNPDEMERVSMVNEQLVRFSLACGGTCTGEHGVGLGKKKYQLLEHGSSLALMQAIKHLIDPTSIMNPGKLIDE
- the thiE gene encoding thiamine phosphate synthase, which encodes MNLYAITGSELLAPGVSIVDSVKAALRGGADVIQLREKQLDGKELVRIGKEIKKVCEDTGALFAVNDRIDVALLCQADMIHLGQDDISIDDARQLVGSDMRIGISTHDVTESRLAKIQGAHYIGLGPVYPTSTKKDAKSVVPSEEIKNIRQAVDIPIVAIGGITLSVVDELIQLGVDALAIVSGIFATDDIEKATQLFRMRIDQAKMRKEMQLK
- a CDS encoding histidinol-phosphatase, translated to MLTDYHTHTERGPYTVEWLLHFIETARSRGIEEYGVSEHAYRFKQTAHLLDNPWTRERRTEDLDEYYGMILAARQAGHHVKFGIELDYIPGTERELETFIRSYPFDYVIGSVHWLGDFGFDLLEMKSQWVNRDLKKTYDEYFSILQRMVESQLFDFVGHADVIKVFGHEPNDAAFLQDWYERLAESFAHNHSVIEVSTAGLRKPVGKLYPAPQFLSTCYKYDVPIVINSDAHRPEDVGADYDQAIALAKHTGYTKLITFSQRKRVAEPIS
- a CDS encoding helix-turn-helix domain-containing protein; this translates as MDNELGRKIRILRHKRDLTQQEIAYRTGISTPHISSIERGHRQPSLEYAIRIAEALGVPIGFFCEGTEVTSLPDDTSYGGPSDLPGYLQSFVMRESAQPYLAMALRVSRLEETDYDVLCALIDIMMQRKKLRNLSNETF